Proteins encoded in a region of the Moritella marina ATCC 15381 genome:
- the fadE gene encoding acyl-CoA dehydrogenase FadE: MATTISLLALVAIFGTLSYQRASLAAFTGAFFIALAAVSYFGDVPLAIWIITAVIAIPLNITSIRQGYLTAPILKGFRKIMPEMSQTETEALEAGTTWWDADLFSGKPNWEKLHNVPAPALSAEERAFLDGPVEEACRMADEFDITHNRADLPPELWEFLKTKGFFAMIIKKKYGGLEFSALAQSMVLQKLTGSSSVMASTVGVPNSLGPGELLQHYGTKEQQDYYLPRLAIGEEIPCFALTSPEAGSDAGAIPDFGIVCKGEFEGKEVLGMKLTWNKRYITLAPVATVLGLAIKLRDPDGLLGDKEDIGITCALIPTDIPGVETGRRHFPLNLPFQNGPTKGNEVFVPLDFIIGGPEMAGKGWSMLVECLSVGRGITLPSCSAGAVKLAALGMGSYTAIRRQFKVAIGKMEGIEEPLARIGGNAYLMGAASTLTTSAIDLGEKPSVITAIVKMHLTDRAQKCAIDAMDISGGKGICLGPNNMAGRGYQAAPVAITVEGANILTRNLIIYGQGAIRCHPFVLPELTAAALSDHKKGLQDFDAALFGHVGFAMSNFFRSFVMGVTNGKGSAAPFKDETAQYYQQMNRLSANLAFLSDVAMGVLGGDLKRKERVSARLGDILSQLYLSSATLKRFEDEGRQKADLPLVHWALQDSLFQAEQAIDELLRNFPVRAVGIALRAMVLPAGTRLSRPADKLDHVVAGLLQVPSETRSRLATDMYLTEEEGNPVGLQEKALRDIIVADPIFARVCKENGAKQAFIYLDKFADIALANKQITADEAELLKVAEEGRLRTINVDDFDPEVLAADKSLVNQLNSDWRARANGTAKPAKKKKVKTEAVA; encoded by the coding sequence ATGGCAACCACAATCTCACTCTTAGCCTTAGTGGCAATATTTGGTACATTATCTTACCAAAGAGCATCATTAGCTGCGTTTACTGGTGCATTTTTTATTGCACTTGCAGCCGTTTCATATTTCGGTGATGTGCCGTTAGCTATTTGGATCATAACCGCTGTAATTGCGATACCGTTAAATATCACGAGTATTCGTCAAGGCTATCTAACAGCGCCAATCTTAAAAGGTTTCCGTAAAATAATGCCGGAAATGTCTCAAACAGAGACTGAAGCATTAGAAGCCGGCACCACTTGGTGGGATGCTGACCTATTCAGCGGCAAACCAAATTGGGAAAAACTGCACAACGTACCTGCGCCTGCACTATCTGCTGAGGAACGTGCTTTCCTTGACGGTCCTGTAGAGGAAGCATGTCGTATGGCTGATGAGTTTGACATCACTCACAATCGTGCAGATTTACCTCCAGAACTGTGGGAATTCCTTAAAACTAAGGGTTTCTTCGCCATGATCATCAAGAAAAAATACGGTGGTCTAGAATTCTCTGCATTAGCACAATCAATGGTACTGCAAAAATTAACAGGCTCAAGCTCAGTAATGGCGAGCACTGTTGGTGTACCTAACTCATTAGGACCTGGTGAATTACTACAGCACTACGGCACTAAAGAGCAGCAAGATTACTACCTTCCTCGTTTGGCTATTGGTGAGGAAATTCCATGTTTCGCATTAACAAGCCCTGAAGCGGGTTCAGATGCCGGCGCTATCCCTGATTTCGGTATCGTCTGTAAAGGTGAATTCGAAGGGAAAGAAGTACTAGGTATGAAACTGACTTGGAACAAACGTTATATTACACTTGCACCTGTTGCGACTGTACTTGGCCTTGCGATTAAACTTCGCGATCCTGACGGTCTATTAGGTGATAAAGAAGATATCGGTATTACTTGTGCGCTTATCCCAACAGATATCCCAGGTGTTGAAACTGGTCGTCGTCACTTCCCGCTTAACTTACCGTTCCAAAATGGTCCAACTAAAGGTAACGAAGTATTCGTACCACTAGACTTTATTATCGGTGGTCCAGAGATGGCTGGTAAAGGCTGGAGCATGCTCGTTGAATGTCTCTCTGTTGGTCGTGGTATTACATTACCTTCATGCTCTGCAGGTGCCGTTAAGCTAGCCGCATTAGGCATGGGTTCTTACACAGCTATCCGTCGTCAATTTAAAGTTGCGATTGGTAAAATGGAAGGTATCGAAGAACCACTAGCACGTATCGGTGGTAATGCTTACCTCATGGGTGCAGCATCAACACTCACAACGAGTGCGATTGATTTAGGTGAGAAACCATCAGTAATCACTGCGATTGTTAAAATGCATTTAACAGACCGTGCGCAAAAATGTGCAATCGATGCAATGGACATCTCAGGTGGTAAAGGTATCTGTCTTGGTCCAAACAACATGGCAGGTCGTGGTTACCAAGCGGCGCCAGTTGCAATTACAGTAGAAGGTGCAAACATTCTGACTCGTAACCTGATCATTTATGGTCAAGGCGCAATCCGTTGTCATCCGTTTGTATTACCTGAATTAACTGCAGCAGCACTTAGCGATCACAAAAAAGGTCTACAAGACTTTGATGCAGCTCTATTCGGTCATGTTGGTTTTGCTATGTCGAACTTCTTCCGTTCATTCGTGATGGGTGTGACTAACGGTAAAGGCTCTGCTGCACCATTTAAAGATGAAACTGCACAGTACTATCAACAGATGAACCGTTTAAGTGCAAACTTAGCGTTCTTATCTGATGTTGCAATGGGCGTTCTAGGTGGTGATCTGAAACGTAAAGAACGTGTTTCTGCACGTTTAGGTGATATCTTAAGTCAACTGTACTTATCATCTGCAACATTGAAACGTTTTGAAGATGAAGGTCGTCAAAAAGCTGATTTACCATTAGTACACTGGGCATTACAAGACTCATTATTCCAAGCTGAACAAGCAATTGATGAATTACTACGTAACTTCCCTGTTCGTGCTGTTGGTATTGCATTACGCGCTATGGTACTACCAGCAGGTACGCGTCTATCTCGTCCAGCTGATAAATTAGACCATGTTGTTGCCGGTTTACTACAAGTTCCTTCTGAAACGCGTAGCCGCCTAGCAACTGACATGTACCTCACTGAAGAAGAAGGTAACCCTGTCGGTCTACAAGAGAAAGCCTTGAGAGACATTATTGTGGCTGACCCTATCTTCGCCCGTGTTTGTAAAGAGAATGGTGCTAAACAAGCATTTATCTATCTTGATAAGTTTGCTGATATCGCACTTGCTAACAAGCAAATCACGGCTGATGAAGCTGAGTTACTGAAAGTTGCAGAAGAAGGTCGTTTACGTACAATTAACGTTGATGATTTTGACCCTGAAGTACTTGCTGCTGATAAGTCATTAGTTAACCAACTAAACAGTGATTGGCGAGCTCGTGCAAATGGCACCGCGAAACCAGCTAAAAAGAAGAAAGTAAAAACTGAAGCGGTTGCTTAA
- the upp gene encoding uracil phosphoribosyltransferase, with protein MKVVEVKHPLVRHKLGLMRAADISTKRFRELATEVGSLLTYEATADLELEQKTIDGWNGDVTVDQIKGKKVTVVPILRAGLGMMDGVLEHMPSARVSVVGIYRDEDTLEAIPYFEKIVHSIDERLAIVVDPMLATGGSMIATLDLLVAKGCKHIKVLVLVAAPEGLKALEEAHPNIELYTASIDERLDEKGYIVPGLGDAGDKIFGTK; from the coding sequence ATGAAAGTTGTTGAAGTTAAACATCCTTTAGTACGTCATAAATTGGGTTTAATGCGCGCTGCTGATATCAGCACTAAACGTTTTCGTGAACTAGCAACAGAAGTGGGTAGCTTACTTACTTATGAAGCAACAGCTGATTTAGAACTAGAACAGAAAACTATTGATGGCTGGAATGGCGATGTTACCGTTGATCAAATCAAAGGTAAAAAAGTAACTGTAGTGCCAATTCTTCGTGCTGGTTTAGGCATGATGGATGGTGTATTAGAACATATGCCAAGTGCACGTGTAAGTGTTGTTGGTATTTACCGTGATGAAGACACGCTAGAAGCGATTCCTTATTTCGAAAAAATCGTTCACAGCATTGATGAACGTTTAGCGATTGTTGTTGATCCTATGTTAGCAACAGGCGGTTCTATGATCGCAACATTAGACCTGTTAGTAGCTAAAGGTTGTAAGCACATTAAAGTCCTTGTACTTGTTGCTGCACCTGAAGGCCTAAAAGCGTTAGAAGAAGCACACCCAAATATCGAGCTTTACACTGCATCTATTGATGAGCGTTTAGACGAAAAAGGTTACATCGTTCCAGGTCTTGGTGATGCTGGTGATAAGATCTTTGGTACTAAATAA
- a CDS encoding DUF2066 domain-containing protein, protein MKRLLPVLLSLMSLTPLAASAVEVANLYSSSVIAVDAESNRDLQKVALAEVLVKVSGDPLITKDPVIKKTLMRAREYLVKQSQEDIDGERHLHVSFNEKKVNRLLRSSEFGVWSQNRPQQILWLVVDEDFSRSVKGESDTNYADFINAIKEQANKRGLPVLFPVMDLDDQLQVSSSDLWGQFTDPVELASTRYAADNYIIAKIIKQQDDYKLSWSLYGRNNSNQAYEIWLTDSDQGALSEMGVKLSARLADHLGQRYSVKASGNNEVVYFNVDAINGVADYAKLIEMFSELSAVAQVDLETVSGSSIQLKLVLLGTQEDLLMELSLDQRILSSKNTFDDVNFQWNVIN, encoded by the coding sequence ATGAAGCGTTTACTCCCTGTTTTATTATCATTAATGTCTCTTACGCCACTCGCTGCTAGCGCGGTTGAAGTTGCTAATCTGTACTCATCATCAGTGATTGCTGTGGATGCGGAATCTAACCGCGATCTACAAAAAGTGGCGCTGGCTGAAGTGCTCGTCAAAGTATCTGGTGATCCTTTGATTACTAAGGACCCAGTGATCAAGAAAACGCTAATGAGGGCGCGTGAATATTTAGTCAAGCAATCTCAAGAAGATATTGATGGCGAGCGTCATTTACACGTTAGTTTTAATGAGAAAAAAGTAAATCGTTTATTACGCAGTAGTGAATTCGGTGTGTGGAGTCAGAACCGTCCGCAACAAATATTATGGTTAGTTGTTGATGAAGATTTTAGCCGTAGTGTTAAAGGTGAAAGCGATACTAATTACGCTGATTTTATTAATGCGATTAAAGAGCAAGCTAATAAACGCGGTCTACCTGTGCTATTTCCGGTGATGGATCTTGATGATCAATTGCAAGTGAGTAGTAGTGATTTATGGGGGCAGTTTACAGATCCTGTTGAGTTAGCATCAACGCGTTACGCTGCAGATAATTATATTATTGCTAAAATCATTAAACAACAGGATGACTATAAACTGAGTTGGAGTTTATATGGCCGTAATAATAGTAATCAAGCATATGAGATTTGGTTAACTGATAGTGATCAAGGCGCGTTATCTGAAATGGGGGTAAAACTGAGCGCTCGTTTAGCGGATCATCTGGGTCAGCGCTACAGTGTTAAAGCTTCTGGTAATAATGAAGTGGTGTATTTCAATGTTGACGCGATCAATGGTGTTGCTGATTACGCTAAGTTGATTGAAATGTTCTCGGAATTATCAGCCGTCGCGCAAGTTGATCTTGAAACTGTGTCAGGCTCAAGCATCCAATTAAAATTAGTCTTGCTGGGCACTCAGGAAGATCTTTTAATGGAATTGTCATTGGATCAGCGGATCCTGAGCAGCAAAAATACATTTGATGATGTGAATTTTCAGTGGAACGTGATTAATTAA
- the pepB gene encoding aminopeptidase PepB: MKDFMIVELTLTPADSFWGKNALVSFNAGVASIHLADLGGDSALQVQRAARKLSNQGIAKVTLQGELWNTELRIAFDQGYYTAKETQQACFGLDSVNSTEKKAFTDFQKASHWVRKTINTDAEDMYPVKLAQSAADLLLQLAPEAISYKIIAGEELLTHGFTGIHTVGRGSQHPPAMLQLDFNPSGDADAPVATALVGKGITFDSGGYSIKPSDGMAVMKSDMGGAATLTGALALAISQGLNQRVQLFLCCAENMISSNAFKLGDIITYKNDITVEVLNTDAEGRLVLADGLLAAEENSPQRLIDAATLTGAAKMALGRDYNALFGFDQDLVNSVLANAKSENEFAWQLPLEKWHQSQLPSSFADMANIHAGEGRAGASTAAAFLSRFVREDGQGWLHLDLAGAYQKAANDLWSTGGKGHGIRTLAKTILDV; encoded by the coding sequence ATGAAGGATTTCATGATCGTTGAGTTAACGCTTACCCCCGCTGACAGCTTTTGGGGCAAGAATGCATTAGTGAGCTTTAATGCTGGTGTCGCATCAATCCACCTGGCTGACCTTGGCGGTGATAGTGCATTACAAGTACAACGTGCGGCACGTAAACTGTCGAATCAAGGTATCGCTAAAGTGACCTTGCAAGGCGAGTTATGGAATACGGAATTACGCATTGCATTTGACCAAGGCTATTACACTGCAAAAGAAACGCAACAAGCTTGCTTTGGTTTAGATTCAGTAAACAGTACTGAAAAGAAAGCGTTCACTGATTTTCAAAAAGCCAGCCATTGGGTACGTAAAACCATTAATACCGACGCTGAAGATATGTATCCGGTTAAGCTAGCGCAAAGTGCGGCTGATTTGTTATTACAACTTGCGCCAGAAGCGATTAGCTACAAAATCATTGCTGGTGAAGAATTATTAACACACGGTTTTACCGGTATTCATACTGTCGGACGTGGCAGCCAGCATCCGCCAGCTATGTTACAACTGGACTTTAACCCAAGCGGTGATGCCGATGCGCCTGTAGCAACTGCATTAGTAGGCAAGGGCATTACTTTTGATTCAGGTGGTTACAGCATTAAGCCTTCTGATGGTATGGCTGTAATGAAAAGTGACATGGGCGGCGCTGCAACATTGACTGGCGCACTAGCATTAGCAATCAGCCAAGGCTTAAACCAACGCGTGCAGTTATTCTTATGCTGTGCAGAGAACATGATCAGCAGCAATGCGTTTAAACTTGGCGATATTATTACCTACAAAAATGATATCACTGTAGAGGTGCTTAATACAGATGCTGAAGGCCGCTTAGTGTTAGCCGACGGTTTACTTGCTGCTGAAGAGAACTCGCCGCAACGCTTGATTGATGCAGCGACACTGACCGGTGCGGCTAAGATGGCCTTAGGTCGTGATTATAATGCGCTATTTGGGTTTGATCAGGACTTGGTGAATTCAGTATTAGCAAATGCGAAATCAGAAAATGAATTTGCATGGCAATTACCTTTAGAGAAATGGCATCAAAGCCAATTACCATCAAGCTTTGCTGATATGGCGAACATCCATGCTGGTGAAGGTCGTGCTGGTGCATCGACTGCTGCTGCATTCTTATCGCGTTTTGTACGTGAAGATGGGCAAGGTTGGTTACATTTAGATTTAGCGGGCGCGTATCAGAAAGCGGCTAATGATTTATGGTCAACAGGCGGAAAAGGCCATGGTATTCGTACCTTAGCGAAAACCATACTAGACGTTTAA
- the purN gene encoding phosphoribosylglycinamide formyltransferase, which produces MSKQASIVVLVSGNGSNLQTILDQCEQGSINGKVTAVFSNKSTAYGLERAQQAGVDAISLAQGDFADRAAFDAELMTQIDQYQPDLIVLAGYMRILSDNFVQHYAGKMLNIHPSLLPKYPGLDTHQRAMDNGDKEHGASVHFVTPELDAGPVILQAKVPVFTEDDIEELSSRVHTQEHMIYPMVIQWFCAGRLAMTNGKAVLDGEELAESGHAAD; this is translated from the coding sequence ATGTCTAAACAAGCATCTATCGTAGTATTAGTTTCTGGTAATGGCAGTAATTTACAAACCATTCTAGATCAGTGCGAACAAGGTTCTATTAACGGTAAAGTAACTGCCGTCTTTAGTAACAAAAGTACAGCTTATGGCTTAGAGCGAGCACAACAAGCAGGTGTGGACGCAATATCACTGGCTCAAGGTGATTTTGCTGACCGTGCTGCATTTGATGCAGAGCTAATGACACAAATAGATCAATACCAACCCGATCTTATTGTGTTAGCAGGTTATATGCGTATTTTGAGTGATAACTTTGTCCAGCATTATGCTGGCAAGATGCTTAATATACATCCTTCTCTATTACCTAAATATCCAGGTTTAGATACACATCAACGTGCTATGGATAATGGTGATAAAGAGCATGGAGCATCAGTACATTTTGTCACGCCAGAGCTAGACGCAGGTCCAGTAATCTTGCAAGCAAAAGTACCGGTCTTTACAGAAGATGACATCGAAGAACTGAGTTCTCGAGTACATACTCAAGAACACATGATCTACCCGATGGTTATCCAATGGTTCTGTGCTGGACGCCTTGCTATGACAAATGGCAAAGCCGTTCTTGATGGGGAAGAATTAGCTGAAAGCGGCCACGCTGCGGACTAG
- the fdx gene encoding ISC system 2Fe-2S type ferredoxin: MPKVIFLPHEELCPEGLSVDVEKGETILDVALRNRIIIEHACEKSCACTTCHVIVREGFDSLEESDELEDDMLDKAWGLEPDSRLGCQAAVADKDLVVEIPKYTLNMVSESH; the protein is encoded by the coding sequence ATGCCAAAAGTTATATTTTTACCTCATGAAGAACTATGCCCAGAAGGTCTATCTGTAGACGTTGAGAAGGGCGAAACGATCCTTGATGTTGCGTTGCGCAATAGAATCATCATTGAGCATGCGTGCGAGAAATCATGCGCGTGTACTACATGTCACGTGATCGTACGTGAAGGCTTTGATTCATTAGAAGAAAGTGATGAACTTGAAGATGACATGTTAGATAAAGCATGGGGTTTAGAACCGGATTCTCGTTTAGGTTGCCAAGCAGCTGTTGCGGATAAAGATCTGGTTGTTGAAATTCCGAAGTATACGTTAAACATGGTTTCTGAAAGCCATTAA
- a CDS encoding class II glutamine amidotransferase yields MCELLGMSANVPTDICFSFSGLMQRGGKTGPHSDGWGITFYEGKGCRTFRDPKPSCESKVAQLVKNYPIKSQAVISHIRQANRGGVALENTHPFTREFWGKNWTYAHNGQLTDYQGLATGFYTPIGETDSELAYCWILQEVSKKFPTKPDDMKPVFSFIASLCDQLRALGVFNLLLTDGDFVFAYCTNNLHHIIREAPFGHAQLIDENIEINFENETSDSDVVAIIATQPLTDNEVWHKMQPGEYCVFCRGTVMMTNM; encoded by the coding sequence ATGTGTGAATTATTAGGTATGAGCGCAAATGTGCCTACCGACATTTGTTTTAGTTTTTCTGGGCTGATGCAGCGTGGGGGTAAGACTGGACCACATTCTGATGGTTGGGGAATTACTTTTTATGAAGGCAAGGGCTGCCGTACTTTTCGAGATCCAAAGCCAAGTTGTGAATCAAAAGTCGCACAATTAGTCAAAAACTACCCGATTAAAAGCCAAGCGGTGATTTCGCATATTCGTCAAGCGAATCGCGGTGGTGTTGCATTAGAGAATACGCATCCTTTTACCCGTGAATTTTGGGGGAAGAATTGGACCTATGCGCATAATGGTCAATTAACGGATTATCAAGGTTTGGCTACGGGCTTTTATACGCCTATCGGTGAAACCGACAGTGAGCTAGCATACTGCTGGATATTACAGGAAGTAAGTAAAAAGTTTCCAACGAAACCTGATGATATGAAACCAGTATTTAGCTTTATCGCGAGCTTGTGCGATCAGTTAAGAGCATTAGGCGTGTTTAATTTATTATTAACAGATGGCGATTTTGTTTTTGCTTACTGTACTAATAATTTACATCATATTATTCGTGAAGCACCGTTTGGTCACGCTCAATTAATTGATGAAAATATTGAAATTAACTTTGAGAATGAAACGTCTGATTCTGATGTTGTGGCTATTATCGCGACACAACCGCTGACGGATAATGAAGTGTGGCATAAAATGCAGCCGGGTGAATATTGTGTATTCTGCCGTGGTACTGTGATGATGACAAATATGTGA
- the purM gene encoding phosphoribosylformylglycinamidine cyclo-ligase produces MSNQNTSLSYKDAGVDIDAGNALVERIKGVAKKTKRPEVMGGLGGFGALCQLPTGYKEPVLVAGTDGVGTKLRLAIDLAKYDTVGIDLVAMCVNDLIVQGAEPLFFLDYYATGKLDVDVATAVVTGIGEGCLLSGCALTGGETAEMPGMYDGKDFDIAGFCVGIVDKENIIDGTKVAAGDKLIALGSSGPHSNGYSLVRKILEVSKEDPSQAFGDSTLGDALLTPTNIYVKSVLAVLKECEVHALSHITGGGFWENIPRVLPALTKAVVDESSWQWPEIFNWLQEKGNVERTEMYRTFNCGVGMVIALPEAQVEKALEIFTAHGENAWLIGEIANAAENEEQVEIK; encoded by the coding sequence GTGAGCAACCAAAATACTTCTCTAAGTTATAAAGATGCAGGCGTTGATATCGACGCAGGTAATGCATTAGTAGAACGCATTAAAGGTGTAGCGAAAAAAACTAAACGCCCAGAAGTGATGGGTGGTCTAGGTGGCTTCGGCGCTCTTTGCCAATTACCTACTGGTTATAAAGAACCAGTGTTGGTTGCAGGAACAGACGGTGTAGGAACGAAACTACGCCTCGCTATCGATTTAGCTAAATATGATACGGTAGGTATCGATTTAGTTGCTATGTGTGTAAACGACCTTATTGTACAAGGTGCTGAACCACTATTCTTCTTAGATTACTATGCAACAGGCAAGTTAGATGTAGATGTAGCTACGGCTGTTGTTACTGGTATCGGCGAAGGTTGTTTATTATCTGGTTGTGCGTTAACAGGCGGTGAAACTGCTGAAATGCCAGGTATGTACGACGGTAAAGATTTTGACATTGCTGGCTTCTGTGTTGGCATTGTAGATAAAGAAAACATCATCGACGGCACTAAAGTTGCTGCAGGTGATAAACTGATTGCTTTAGGATCGAGTGGCCCTCACTCGAACGGCTATTCTTTAGTGCGTAAAATCCTTGAAGTTTCAAAAGAAGATCCAAGTCAAGCATTTGGTGATTCAACATTAGGTGATGCTCTTCTAACGCCTACTAACATCTATGTTAAGTCTGTACTAGCTGTGTTGAAAGAATGTGAAGTTCACGCTTTATCACACATTACTGGTGGTGGTTTCTGGGAAAATATCCCACGTGTACTACCAGCACTGACAAAAGCTGTTGTAGATGAAAGTAGTTGGCAGTGGCCTGAAATTTTCAACTGGTTACAAGAGAAAGGTAACGTTGAACGTACAGAAATGTACCGTACGTTTAACTGTGGTGTTGGTATGGTTATTGCTCTACCAGAAGCACAAGTTGAAAAAGCACTTGAAATATTCACTGCCCATGGCGAAAATGCATGGCTAATCGGTGAAATTGCAAACGCTGCAGAAAATGAAGAACAAGTAGAGATAAAATAA
- the lpcA gene encoding D-sedoheptulose 7-phosphate isomerase, which produces MTNYQGLIQQELVEAAQVLNDFLADPKNGENIEAAAALLADSFKAGGKVLSCGNGGSHCDAMHFAEELSGRYRENRPAMPGIAISDVSHMSCVSNDFGYEYVFSRYVEGIGQQGDVLLGLSTSGNSQNVLNAFAAAKAKGMKTIALTGKDGGKMAGIADIEIRVPHFGYADRIQEIHIKVIHLLIQLVEKMMGYAD; this is translated from the coding sequence ATGACAAATTATCAAGGCTTAATTCAGCAGGAATTAGTCGAAGCAGCACAAGTATTAAATGACTTTTTAGCAGACCCGAAAAATGGTGAAAATATTGAAGCAGCAGCGGCATTATTAGCTGATTCATTTAAAGCCGGTGGCAAAGTATTATCTTGTGGTAATGGTGGTTCACATTGTGATGCGATGCATTTTGCTGAAGAGTTATCAGGTCGCTATCGTGAAAACCGTCCTGCAATGCCGGGTATTGCAATTTCTGATGTGAGCCATATGTCTTGCGTGAGTAATGATTTTGGCTATGAATATGTATTCTCACGTTATGTTGAAGGGATTGGTCAACAAGGCGATGTATTATTAGGGCTAAGCACGAGTGGTAACTCACAAAACGTCTTAAATGCGTTTGCAGCCGCGAAAGCCAAAGGCATGAAGACGATTGCACTAACGGGTAAAGATGGCGGGAAAATGGCTGGGATCGCTGATATTGAAATCCGCGTGCCGCACTTTGGTTATGCTGACCGTATTCAAGAGATTCACATTAAAGTGATCCATTTATTGATCCAGTTAGTTGAAAAAATGATGGGTTATGCTGACTAA
- the iscX gene encoding Fe-S cluster assembly protein IscX, whose translation MALAWSDSRDIAIELFEQYPKQDPQQVRFTDLRKMIIELDDFTDDPNHCGERVLEAVMLAWIDEY comes from the coding sequence ATGGCATTAGCATGGTCGGATAGCCGAGATATTGCAATCGAACTTTTCGAGCAATATCCAAAACAAGATCCGCAGCAAGTTAGATTCACCGATTTGCGCAAGATGATTATTGAACTAGACGATTTTACCGATGATCCCAATCATTGTGGTGAACGCGTACTTGAAGCTGTCATGCTTGCTTGGATTGATGAATATTAA